The proteins below are encoded in one region of Doryrhamphus excisus isolate RoL2022-K1 chromosome 4, RoL_Dexc_1.0, whole genome shotgun sequence:
- the LOC131127602 gene encoding zinc finger protein OZF-like — translation MLPTKDFVRQRLMVAADEIFGMFEGTIASYEEELTRLRGENERQRQQLEAVSKSPNVVHVQGVQQPTGLQEERPTTQYSHVKDEEDPQPPHVKEEEEELWITQERECLLGSDEADLSKLPLTVVSVKTEDREDKPLESSRLHHSPGEENRGAEPPEADGDHRRGSLADNLLAPLSDSDEDEDGDDTRESASSDTDCDGDTRTRAGNKRSECSKRKTGKKDLTCSVCDKSFSKKRYLTRHIRTHTGEKTFGCSVCGQRFSQQTHALSHMRTHTGEKPFSCSVCGDKFVQSSTLTRHMRTHTGEKPFSCSVCGDTFAQRNSLNRHIRTHTGEKPFCCSFCGKNFSCKNNMNVHVRTHTVEKPFSCSVCGERFSQKSNMVKHVRTHTGEKPFACPVCGERFSQKSNMVKHMRTHTGEKPFTCSVCGERFSQKSNMVKHARTHTEEKTYSCSFCAKAFTQRDTLVEHMHNHTG, via the exons ATGCTGCCTACCAAAGACTTTGTAAGGCAGAGACTGATGGTGGCTGCCGATGAAATATTCGGCATGTTTGAAGGAACGATCGCGtcgtacgaggaggaacttacTCGATTACGGGGGGAGAATGAGCGGCAACgacaacaactggaagctgttAGCAAGAGTCCAAATGTTGTCCACGTCCAAG GTGTCCAGCAGCCGACTGGTCTCCAAGAAGAACGTCCCACTACCCAGTACTCCCACGTTAAAGACGAGGAGgatccccaacccccccacgttaaagaggaagaggaggagctctGGATCACTCAGGAGAGGGAGTGTCTTCTAGGCTCGGACGAGGCTGATCTCTCCAAGCTGCCGCTGACCgttgtctctgtgaagaccgaAGACCGTGAGGACAAACCACTCGAGTCCTCACGGCTTCATCACAGTCCGGGTGAGGAGAACAGAGGGGCGGAGCCtccagaagctgatggagaccaccgTAGAGGATCACTAGCtgacaacctcttagctccgtTATCAGACAGTGACGAGGATGAAGACGGGGACGACACCCGAGAATCCGCGAGCAGCGATACAGACTGTGACGGTGATACGAGGACTCGCGCTGGCAACAAACGCTCTGAATGCTCTAAAAGGAAGACGGGGAAGAAAGATTTGACCTGCTCGGTTTGCGATAAAAGCTTTTCTAAAAAGCGCTATTTGACTCGGCACATCaggacgcacacgggagaaaaaacCTTTGGTTGTTCAGTTTGCGGTCAAAGATTCTCTCAGCAGACACACGCGCTCtcgcacatgagaacgcacacgggagaaaaaccttttagttgctcagtttgCGGCGACAAATTTGTGCAGAGTTCCACCTTGACgagacacatgagaacgcacacgggagaaaaaccttttagttgctcagtgTGTGGCGACACCTTCGCTCAGAGGAACAGTTTGAATAGACACATAAGaacgcacaccggagaaaaacccttttGTTGCTCCTTCTGCGGGAAAAACTTTTCCTGCAAGAACAACATGAACGTGCACGTGAGAACGCACACGGTGGAAAAACCTTTCAGCTGTTCAGTTTGTGGGGAACGGTTCTCCCAAAAGTCAAACATGGTGAAACATGTGCGAACGCACACGGGGGAAAAGCCTTTCGCTTGTCCCGTTTGCGGAGAGCGCTTCTCTCAGAAGTCCAACATGGTGAAGCACATGCGGACGCACACGGGGGAAAAGCCTTTCACTTGTTCGGTCTGCGGCGAAAGATTCTCTCAGAAGTCCAACATGGTGAAACACGCCAGAACGCACACAGAAGAGAAAACATATTCCTGTTCTTTTTGCGCCAAGGCCTTCACTCAGCGCGATACTTTGGTGGAACACATGCACAATCACACTGGATAA
- the LOC131127606 gene encoding zinc finger protein OZF-like, with product MLRKLVKERLVAAADEILALFERTLASYEDELCRAREENERHRQQLEAVSKTQIVLHIEDVQQGRQEERTPPSQSSTLKQEAPRHPHVKEEEEEELWVTRTGESEEVDLTKLPLTVVSVKTEDRDDAPAESSQLHPRPGVEIRGAELPGRSLPQHVEEAGGGSHTDNLRAPLSDSDDTTSHSAEVGDRDHSQEPWSSDADREGSTHSERSKKKMGKRPVACSVCGESYAYYCDFIRHIRTHKGEKPFGCSVCGERFSQQSVMVLHMRTHTGEKHYRCSLCCDNFSKKSSLNVHMRSHTGEKPFTCSLCAKTFKQKAHMESHLRTHTGEKPFSCSLCNERFTCKRNFTRHLRTHTGEKPFVCSVCCRRFSQKSNMVSHMRTHTGEKPFSCSVCGESFGQKVSLIAHKTTHTGEKAFDCPVCGKSYSYKKSLTAHMRTHNSE from the exons ATGTTGAGAAAGTTGGTGAAAGAGCGGCTCGTGGCGGCGGCGGACGAAATATTGGCGCTGTTCGAAAGAACGCTAGCGTCGTACGAGGATGAACTTTGTCGAGCGagagaggagaacgagcgacacCGACAGCAACTGGAAGCCGTTAGCAAGACTCAAATTGTGCTGCACATTGAAG ACGTCCAACAGGGTCGTCAAGAAGAACGCACCCCTCCGTCACAGAGCTCCACTTTGAAGCAGGAGGCTCCCCGGCACCCCCAcgttaaagaagaagaagaggaggaactcTGGGTCACTCGGACGGGGGAGTCAGAGGAGGTCGACCTCACCAAGTTGCCGCTGACTgttgtctctgtgaagaccgaAGACCGTGACGACGCACCAGCcgagtcctcacagcttcatccCAGGCCCGGTGTGGAGATCAGAGGGGCGGAGCTTCCAGGCAGAAGCTTGCCACAACACGTGGAAGAAGCTGGCGGGGGCTCACACACAGACAACCTCCGAGCGCCACTGTCCGATAGCGACGACACAACGTCTCACTCCGCCGAGGTCGGAGACCGGGACCACAGCCAGGAACCTTGGAGCAGtgatgcggaccgtgaaggcaGCACCCATTCTGAACGCTCGAAAAAGAAGATGGGCAAAAGGCCTGTGGCCTGCTCAGTGTGTggtgaaagttatgcttattACTGTGATTTTATTCGACACATACGGACGCACAAGGGGGAAAAACCTTTCGGTTGTTCGGTGTGTGGCGAAAGATTCTCTCAGCAGTCTGTCATGGTGttgcacatgagaacgcacacaggagagaaacatTACCGATGCTCACTCTGTTGCGACAACTTTTCCAAAAAGAGCAGTTTGAATGTGCACATGCGctcgcacacgggagaaaaacccttcACTTGCTCGCTTTGTGCGAAAACATTTAAGCAAAAGGCACATATGGAATCACACCTGAGaacgcacactggagaaaaaccttttagttgctcactTTGTAACGAGAGGTTCACCTGTAAGAGGAATTTTACCCGACACTTGcggacacacacaggagaaaaacccttcGTTTGTTCCGTTTGTTGCAGGAGATTCTCTCAAAAGTCAAACATGgtatcacacatgagaacgcacacggggGAAAAACCTTTTAGCTGCTCAGTTTGCGGTGAAAGTTTTGGTCAAAAGGTGTCTCTGATcgcacacaaaacaacacacacgggagaaaaagcCTTTGATTGCCccgtttgtggtaaaagttatTCTTATAAGAAAAGTTTGACAGCACACATGCGGACACACAACAGCGAATAA
- the LOC131127624 gene encoding uncharacterized protein LOC131127624 isoform X2 translates to MLQEVIRERLMAAAEEIIGLFERTVTSYEEALCRTREENERQRRQLEAFHKTQVMLEVDDVQQPPHIKEEAEELWIAQKEARLLEPEEVDLTSAVPVKTEDPEDLPRAERLLAPLSDSDDTTSHSPEAGNQGRTREPLSSDTDCEGDMTNNKRSECAERETDALVWQLGSLALTPLHKRCRKGSDMCRTGLEGLG, encoded by the exons ATGTTGCAAGAGGTGATAAGGGAGCGACTAATGGCGGCAGCTGAGGAAATAATCGGACTGTTTGAAAGGACGGTAACGTCGTACGAGGAGGCACTTTGTCGAACAAGAGAGGAAAACGAGCGACAAAGACGACAACTGGAAGCTTTTCACAAGACGCAAGTGATGTTAGAGGTGGATG ACGTCCAGCAGCCCCCCCACATCAAAGAGGAAGCGGAGGAACTCTGGATCGCTCAGAAGGAAGCGCGTCTTCTCGAGCCGGAGGAGGTCGATCTCACCTCTGCTGTCCCTGTGAAGACGGAAGACCCCGAAGATTTACCACGAGCCGAGCGCCTCTTGGCGCCGCTATCAGATAGCGATgacacgacgtcacactctcctgaggCTGGGAACCAGGGGAGGACCCGAGAACCTTTGAGCAGCGATACAGACTGTGAAGGTGACATGACTAACAACAAACGTTCTGAATGTGCTGAAAGGGAGACAG ATGCCCTCGTTTGGCAGCTTGGCAGTTTGGCACTTACGCCTTTGCACAAGCGGTGCAGAAAAGGCTCCGATATGTGCCGCACCGGACTGGAGGgcttgggttag
- the LOC131127592 gene encoding gastrula zinc finger protein XlCGF57.1-like encodes MLFNREFIRERLMQAADEIFRLFERTKTSYEEELCRIREENQLQRQQLEALCKTVEDVQQLTSRQEECTSQAKLGCSALEQEDPQPPHIKEEEDPQLPHLKEEEEELWTTQEGERLVGLQEADLTVVSVKTEDDEAENLLAPLSDSDDTSRSPDAGDGDHARESMSGNADCEGSPTGSTQPAKKTGKERLTCTVCDKSFSYNCDFNRHMRTHTGEKPFVCVVCGHKFAENYILTEHMRTHTGEKPFSCSFCEKTFSQKSNMVSHIRTHTGEKPFSCLICGKIFSQRCNLSLHMRTHSREKPFDCSLCSKSFTHKVNMLSHMRTHTGEKPFSCSVCDKRFTHKVNMLSHMGTHASEKPFSCSICGKKYIYKVSMVSHMRTHTGEKPFSCSVCGESFSHQWHLTRHTQGHTGDKSFSCLVCGKKFARKDILIKHRRTHTGEKPFSCSVCCDSFSNKSNLNVHMRTHTGEKPYSCSLCTKTFNQKAHMLSHVRTHTGEKPFVCSLCGDSFSCKRNFTRHMRGHTGEKLSCSVCGKSYSYEKSLAAHLLTHDGE; translated from the exons ATGTTGTTCAACAGAGAGTTCATTAGGGAACGATTGATGCAAGCAGCCGATGAAATATTCCGGCTGTTTGAAAGAACGAAAACGTCGTACGAAGAGGAACTTTGTCGAATAAGAGAGGAGAACCAGCTACAGCGACAACAACTGGAAGCTTTGTGCAAGACCGTTGAAG acgtccAGCAGCTGACCAGTCGCCAGGAAGAATGTACATCCCAGGCAAAGTTGGGTTGCTCCGCTTTGGAACAGGAGGATCCCCAGCCCCCCCACatcaaggaggaagaggatccCCAGCTCCCCCAccttaaagaggaagaggaggaactgtGGACCACGCAGGAGGGAGAGCGTCTTGTCGGACTGCAGGAAGCTGACCTGACTGttgtctctgtgaagactgaAGACGATGAAGCAGAAAACCTCTTAGCACCACTGTCAGATAGCGACGATACGTCACGCTCCCCTGATGCGGGAGACGGGGACCACGCCCGAGAATCTATGAGCGGCAATGCGGACTGTGAAGGTTCTCCAACAGGCAGTACGCAGCCTGCTAAGAAGACGGGTAAAGAACGGCTCACCTGCACAGTGTGCGACAAAAGCTTTTCTTATAATTGTGATTTCAATCGCCACATGCGgacacacaccggagagaaaccctttGTTTGCGTAGTTTGTGGTCATAAATTTGcggaaaattacattttgacagaacacatgagaacgcacacaggtgaaaaaccttttagttgttcATTTTGCGAGAAAACATTCTCGCAAAAGTCAAACATGGTGTCGCACATAAGAACTCACACGGGGGAGAAACCTTTCAGCTGCTTGATTTGCGGTAAAATCTTTTCTCAAAGGTGCAACCTGAGcttacacatgagaacgcacagcAGAGAAAAACCTTTCGACTGCTCATTGTGCAGCAAAAGCTTCACTCACAAGGTCAACATGCTGTCacacatgaggacgcacacgggggaaaaaccttttagttgctcagtttgtgACAAAAGATTCACTCACAAGGTGAACATGCTGTCACACATGGGGACACACGCATCGGAAAAACCCTTCAGTTGCTCCATTTGTggtaaaaagtacatttacaaaGTGAGTATGGTATCACACATGAGGACGcatacaggagaaaaaccttttagttgttcCGTATGCGGTGAAAGTTTTTCTCACCAGTGGCATTTGACTCGACACACGCAGGGACACACGGGAGACAAATCCTTCAGTTGCTTAGTCTGTGGCAAGAAATTTGCTCGAAAGGACATCTTGATTAAGCACAGACGAACGCACACGGGCGAAAAACCCTTCAGCTGCTCGGTTTGCTGCGACAGCTTCTCTAATAAGAGCAATCTGAACGTACACATGCGGACGCACACCGGGGAAAAACCGTACAGTTGCTCGCTTTGCACAAAAACATTCAATCAGAAGGCGCACATGCTGTCACACGTGAGgacgcacacaggagagaaaccttttgttTGCTCGCTGTGCGGGGACAGCTTTTCCTGTAAGAGGAATTTCACTCGGCACATGAGGGGACACACAGGCGAAAAACTCAGCTGCTCCGTTTGTGGTAAGAGTTATTCTTATGAGAAAAGCTTGGCAGCGCACTTGCTGACACACGATGGAGAATAA
- the LOC131127624 gene encoding zinc finger protein 79-like isoform X1 encodes MLQEVIRERLMAAAEEIIGLFERTVTSYEEALCRTREENERQRRQLEAFHKTQVMLEVDDVQQPPHIKEEAEELWIAQKEARLLEPEEVDLTSAVPVKTEDPEDLPRAERLLAPLSDSDDTTSHSPEAGNQGRTREPLSSDTDCEGDMTNNKRSECAERETGKEPFTCPVCAKSFYKKSAFTRHMRTHTGEKPFTCSVCGKRFSQKVNMDAHMRTHTGEKPFCCSVCDKRFCHNKSMVSHMRTHTGEKPFHCSFCGKSFSYRYSLTQHMRKHTGEKPYRCSVCGKSYFQKKSLTTHMLTHDGE; translated from the exons ATGTTGCAAGAGGTGATAAGGGAGCGACTAATGGCGGCAGCTGAGGAAATAATCGGACTGTTTGAAAGGACGGTAACGTCGTACGAGGAGGCACTTTGTCGAACAAGAGAGGAAAACGAGCGACAAAGACGACAACTGGAAGCTTTTCACAAGACGCAAGTGATGTTAGAGGTGGATG ACGTCCAGCAGCCCCCCCACATCAAAGAGGAAGCGGAGGAACTCTGGATCGCTCAGAAGGAAGCGCGTCTTCTCGAGCCGGAGGAGGTCGATCTCACCTCTGCTGTCCCTGTGAAGACGGAAGACCCCGAAGATTTACCACGAGCCGAGCGCCTCTTGGCGCCGCTATCAGATAGCGATgacacgacgtcacactctcctgaggCTGGGAACCAGGGGAGGACCCGAGAACCTTTGAGCAGCGATACAGACTGTGAAGGTGACATGACTAACAACAAACGTTCTGAATGTGCTGAAAGGGAGACAGGTAAAGAACCTTTTACCTGTCCGGTTTGCGCTAAAAGCTTTTATAAAAAGAGCGCTTTTACtcgacacatgagaacacacacaggggaGAAACCCTTTACAtgctcagtttgtggtaaaagattcTCCCAAAAGGTAAATATGGACGCAcacatgaggacacacacaGGGGAAAAACCTTTTTGTTGCTCAGTTTGTGATAAAAGATTCtgtcacaataaaagcatgGTATCACACATGAGGAcacacaccggagaaaaaccctttcATTGCTcattttgtgggaaaagcttTTCTTACCGATACAGTTTAACTCAGCACATGCGGaaacacacgggagaaaaaccctaCAGATGCTCAGTTTGCGGGAAAAGCTATTTTCAAAAGAAAAGCTTGACAACACACATGCTGACGCACGATGGAGAGTAA
- the LOC131127615 gene encoding gastrula zinc finger protein XlCGF8.2DB-like, with the protein MRRRGIDPNVKMLKELLKERLMTAADEISALFETTMASYEEELSRAREENERQRRQLEAVSKTLKLTHVEDVQQPPHIKEEEEELWISQEEACLGLEEAHLTVVSVKTEDHQDEPQADNLSAPPPDGDDTREPVRGDGDVEDDTRTHSDTLMLPKSESHKERLTCSVCTKRFSFQSLLSEHMRTHTGEKPFSCSVCGQRFSHRSTMASHTRMHTGEKPFVCSVCGDSFSRTSNMAQHMRLHNGEKPFSCSVCGKGFTQKAHMLSHMRTHTGEKPFSCSVCAKTFSKKANMIAHMRTHTGEKPFICPACGESFVEKVSLIAHKRTHTGEKPFSCSICGKSYSYKKTLTAHVRGHCAE; encoded by the exons ATGCGACGTCGTGGGATCGACCCAAACGTGAAAATGTTAAAAGAGTTGCTGAAGGAGCGACTCATGACGGCAGCTGATGAAATATCGGCCTTGTTTGAAACAACGATGGCGtcctacgaggaggaactttctcgagcaagagaggagaacgagcgacaacgaCGACAACTGGAAGCCGTTAGCAAGACTCTAAAGTTGACACACGTTGAAG atgttcagcagcccccccacatcaaggaggaagaggaggagctgtGGATCTCCCAGGAGGAGGCATGCCTGGGGCTGGAAGAGGCCCATTTGACTgttgtctctgtgaagaccgaGGACCACCAAGACGAACCACAAGCAGACAACCTTTCAGCTCCACCACCAGACGGCGACGACACCCGAGAACCCGTGAGGGGTGATGGAGATGTTGAAGATGATACGAGGACTCACAGCGACACGCTGATGCTCCCGAAAAGCGAGAGCCACAAGGAACGGTTGACCTGCTCGGTTTGCACGAAGAGGTTTTCTTTTCAGAGCCTCTTAAGCGAACACATGCGGACACACACCGGTGAAAAGCCCTTCAGCTGTTCCGTTTGCGGTCAAAGATTTTCTCACCGTTCGACGATGGCGTCACACACCAGAatgcacacaggagagaaaccttttgttTGCTCCGTTTGTGGTGACAGCTTTTCTCGTACGAGCAACATGGCTCAACACATGAGGTTGCACaatggagagaaacctttcagcTGCTCAGTTTGCGGTAAAGGATTCACTCAGAAGGCACACATGCTGtcgcacatgagaacgcacacaggagagaagCCGTTTAGTTGTTCCGTATGCGCTAAAACCTTCTCTAAAAAGGCCAACATGATTGcgcacatgagaacacacactgggGAAAAACCATTCATTTGCCCCGCTTGCGGCGAAAGTTTTGTCGAAAAGGTCTCTTTGATTGCACACAAaagaacacacactggagaaaaaccttttagttgctcaatCTGTGGTAAAAGTTATTCTTATAAGAAGACACTGACGGCGCATGTGCGGGGACACTGTGCAGAATAA
- the LOC131127613 gene encoding gastrula zinc finger protein XlCGF8.2DB-like, whose amino-acid sequence MRNRVQILQDKMLKELVKKRLMAAAEEILALFERTVASYEVELSRTREEKERLRQQLEAVSKTQTVLHTEDIQQPPHLKEEEEELWRTQEGGCLLGSEEADLTKLPVIVVSVKTEDEDEPPQAANLLAPLSDRDDMASHSFGDEDEDDTRDPLSSDTDFERDARTPAAKEHSECSKDETGKERFTCSVCAKSFSYKSALTRHMQTHTGDKPFGCSVCDKLFSRKQHMVRHMRTHTGEKPFSCPTCGKKFCRKSIILTHLKTHLAEKPFSCSLCGKRFTQKAHMVSHERTHTGEKPFRCSLCDKSFSLKSHLNEHMLTHTGEKPFSCSVCGKGFCQKVNMVSHMRTHTGEKPFVCSICGQSYSYRRALNAHMQTHT is encoded by the exons ATGCGGAATCGGGTTCAAATATTACAagacaaaatgttgaaagagttGGTGAAGAAACGACTCATGGCGGCAGCCGAGGAAATATTGGCGCTGTTTGAAAGAACGGTAGCGTCCTACGAGGTGGAACTTTCTCGAACGAGAGAGGAGAAGGAGCGACTACGACAGCAACTGGAAGCTGTTAGCAAGACTCAAACTGTGCTACACACTGAAG ACATCCAGCAGCCCCCCCACttgaaagaggaagaggaggaactctGGCGCACCCAGGAGGGAGGGTGTCTTCTCGGGTCGGAGGAGGCGGATCTCACCAAGTTGCCAGTGATTGTCGTCTCTGTGAAGACCGAAGACGAGGACGAGCCACCGCAAGCGGCCAACCTCTTGGCGCCGCTGTCCGATCGCGACGACATGGCATCACACTCTTTTGGGGATGAAGACGAGGATGACACCCGAGATCCTTTGAGCAGCGATACAGACTTTGAACGTGACGCGAGGACTCCCGCTGCCAAGGAACACTCTGAATGCTCGAAAGACGAGACGGGGAAAGAACGCTTTACCTGCTCAGTTTGTGCGAAAAGTTTTTCTTATAAGAGCGCTTTGACACGACACATGCAAACCCACACGGGGGACAAACCCTTTGGATGCTCAGTTTGCGATAAACTATTCTCTCGAAAGCAACACATGGTacgacacatgagaacacacacaggggaaaaaccttttagttgtcCCACATGTGGTAAAAAATTCTGTAGAAAATCTATTATACTAACACACCTCAAAACCCACTTGGcagaaaaaccttttagctgCTCACTGTGTGGTAAAAGGTTTACTCAAAAGGCACACATGGTGTCGCACGAAAGAACtcacaccggagaaaaacccttcaGGTGCTCACTGTGCGACAAAAGCTTCTCGCTGAAGAGCCATTTGAACGAACACATGTTGActcacacgggagaaaaacctttcagctgCTCAGTCTGCGGAAAAGGTTTCTGTCAAAAAGTAAACATGGTATCGCATATGAGAACCCACACGGGGGAAAAACCTTTTGTTTGCTCGATTTGTGGCCAAAGTTATTCGTACAGGCGCGCTTTGAACGCTCACATGCAGACGCACACGTGA
- the LOC131127601 gene encoding zinc finger protein OZF-like, which produces MLRELIRERLMAAADEISACFERTIAPYEEELSRTREENERLRQQLGALSKTQNVFGGEDAQQPPLVKEEEEELWITREEGESLLVPEEADLTKLPLTVVSVKTEDQPQADRLFAPLSDSDGTTSRSPEVQDGGDTRGTMSSNTGSQPSNKHTGCSERETRKEHLTCSVCAKIFSKKSDFTRHMRTHTGEKPFTCSVCSKKFCQKETMESHMRTHTGEKPFRCLVCDKRFSHNASVVSHMRTHTGEKPFQCSVCNKRFSHNATMVSHMRTHTGEKPFSCSVCGEYFSYRYSLTQHMRTHTGEKPFTCSVCGKMFSQKVNMESHMTTHTGEKPFRCSVCDKRFSQKETMLSHTRKHTGEKPFQCSICDKRFSHNTTMVSHMRTHTGERPFSCSTCGESFPYRYSLTQHMRKHTGEKPFGCSVCGKRFSQKVNMESHMRTHAGDKCLSCSVCGKNYSYEKSLTTHMLTHNGV; this is translated from the exons atgttGAGAGAATTAATAAGGGAGCGACTAATGGCGGCGGCTGATGAAATATCGGCGTGTTTTGAACGAACGATAGCGccctacgaggaggaactttctcgaacgagagaggagaacgagcgactTCGACAACAACTGGGAGCTTTAAGCAAGACTCAAAATGTGTTCGGCGGTGAAG ACGCCCAACAGCCCCCCCTCgttaaggaggaagaggaggaacttTGGATCACTCGGGAGGAGGGAGAGAGTCTTCTCGTGCCGgaggaggctgatctcaccaAGTTGCCACTGACTGTTGTCTCCGTAAAGACTGAAGACCAACCACAAGCTGACCGCCTTTTTGCTCCGCTCTCAGATAGCGACGGCACAACATCACGCTCTCCCGAGGTCCAAGACGGCGGCGACACCCGAGGAACTATGAGCAGCAACACAGGGAGTCAACCAAGCAACAAACACACGGGATGCTCTGAAAGGGAGACGCGTAAAGAACATTTGACCTGCTCAGTTTGCGCTAAAATCTTTTCCAAAAAGAGCGATTTCACTCGACACATGCGGacgcacaccggagaaaaaccctttaCATGCTCGGTTTGTAGTAAGAAATTCTGCCAGAAAGAAACTATGGAAtcgcacatgagaacacacacgggagagaaaccctttAGGTGTTTAGTTTGCGATAAAAGATTCTCTCACAACGCTTCTGTGGtgtcacacatgagaacgcacacaggagagaaaccctttCAATGTTCCGTTTGCAATAAACGCTTTTCCCACAATGCCACCATGGTATCCCACATGAGAACGCATACAGGTGAAAAACCCTTcagttgctcagtttgtggcgAGTACTTTTCTTACAGATACAGCTTGACCCAACAtatgagaacacacacgggagaaaaaccctttaCTTGTTCCGTTTGTGGTAAAATGTTCTCCCAAAAGGTAAACATGGAATCACACATGACAACGCACACTGGCGAAAAACCCTTTCGATGTTCAGTTTGTGACAAAAGATTCTCTCAAAAAGAAACCATGTTATCACACACGAGAaaacacacgggagaaaaaccctttcAATGCTCCATTTGCGATAAAAGATTCTCTCACAATACAACCATGGTTTCCcacatgaggacgcacacgggagaaagaccttttagttgctcaacTTGTGGCGAAAGCTTTCCTTACCGATACAGTTTGACTCAACATATGCGGAaacacaccggagaaaaaccctttgGCTGTTCGGTTTGCGGTAAAAGATTCTCTCAGAAGGTAAATATGGAATCTCATATGAGAACACACGCAGGAGACAAATGCTTGAGTTGCTCCGTTTGTGGTAAAAACTATTCTTATGAGAAAAGCCTAACCACACACATGCTGACACACAACGGAGTATAA